Proteins co-encoded in one Capsicum annuum cultivar UCD-10X-F1 chromosome 9, UCD10Xv1.1, whole genome shotgun sequence genomic window:
- the LOC124887083 gene encoding uncharacterized protein LOC124887083, producing MDILKQLTINNPLVGMLEQMPGYAMFMKDLVKKKRTVRYEPADNLNHCSAITTRSLVQKKANSGSFTILCTIGSFNFTMALCDLGVSLNLMPLSVFKKLCLGDTRPINLWLLITDRSIKRLVRILYDDLVMLSRFIFPADFVILD from the coding sequence ATGGATATTCTAAAGCAGTTGACAATCAACAATCCTTTGGTTGGGATGCTAGAACAAATGCCAGGCTATGCTATGtttatgaaggatcttgtgaAAAAGAAGCGGACTGTGAGATATGAACCGGCAGATAACTTGAATCATTGTAGCGCCATTACTACAAGATCATTAGTACAGAAAAAGGCAAACTCGGGATCATTCACTATTCTATGTACCATTGGATCATTCAATTTTACAAtggccctttgtgatcttggggtAAGTTTAAATCTTATGCCACTTTCGGTTTTCAAGAAGCTGTGCTTGGGAGACACTAGACCCATCAATTTGTGGCTTCTAATTACGGATAGATCGATAAAAAGGCTGGTTAGGATTCTTTATGATGATCTTGTTATGTTGTCCAGATTTATTTTCCCAGCGGACTTTGTAATCCTAGATTGA